GACTATTAGTAATGTTTTTACTAAAAAAGTCTTAAAAAAGTTAAATTAGCATTAACTCTTTGAAAATGGTAGTAATATAGCCCTTTGCAGATTTTTAGAATTAATTACATGTGCAAATAAGTATTTTAAAATATGATTAAAGAAAAATAATTGGTTTTAGTCCTATTTTTTAGTACCGCAAATATGATATATATTAAATTTAATAAAGAAATCGAAGGGCGAAGTATCATTTCAGATATTCATAAGTTACCCTAAATTTAATTCGCCCTTCAATATGAGTTTCTAATTATTTCTAACTTATTTTTTATAGATATGTTAAAAACAGATTGAAAAAATTATTTTTGCTGGTTTATTAAGTTAACTGTCTTTAATTTCGAATAAAAGCTCTTTTTAAATAATCAATTTTGTATTGTAGTTTTTATTTTAAACCGAAACATTTATATAGTCTTGGACTCACAAGTTATATTACTGACTCATGAGTCATTAACATGATTTAGTAGTCATGATAAGTATAGGTGAAATATTATGTCACTTGCAAAATGGAAGGAAAGAGAAAGAGAACAGCGCCAAAATGATATTATCGACGCTGCTCGGAAATTATTAATCGACAGGGACTTTGATGAAGTTTCTATGGACGAAATAGCAAGAGAAGTGGGGCTTGGCAAAAGCACGCTTTACCTTTATTTTAAAAATAAAGAATCGCTGTACTTTGCCATAGTCTTACGCGGAATCCGAATCTGGGATAAAATGATTAAAGAAGGAGTTGAAAAAGGAAATACTGGTTTAGAAAAGTTTATAGCATATGGAAATGCAAACAGGGAGTTTTCTACTAAGTACCCTGATTACTTCAGGCTGTTGTACTCCCCCACATCAATTAAAAAACAGTTTGATATGGACAAAATGAACAGCAGTGAAGAATTCCAGGAAGTAAGGGGGCTATTTAAAGAAATAATGTCTGTAGGAATAGATTCCATACAAAAAGGTATAGAAGACGGTGAAATCAGGCAGGACATAGACCCTGTGGAAGCTGCAATTCTTTTATCTGTGATCTTCAACGGTAAGGTGAACATGGGCGACTGGGCTAAAGAGATGCTTGAAAACAGGGGAATCAACGAAGAGAAATTTAATAGTGATATAGGTGATTTGTTTCTCCACATGCTAAAGAAATAATGAAATGAATTAGTTGTATGGGACGGCATAAAATTTTTGTAAAAAAATTTGGCTGTAATGAAATGTGTTAATTTAAAAATTAAACCAAAAAAAAATAAAAATTTAAATTTTAATCAGCATATAGGTGTTATTTTAGTAAAGAGGTGTTAAATATGGATTATAATGAATTGGGAAAGAAATTAAATGAATTTTTAAAATTGGAAAATGAACCTGTGGCCATAAAATGGTCTGTAATGGAACCCCAAAATATTGAAAAGGAAAGCGAAAAATCAAGATTCTGCACAAAACTTACCAAAGCTATGGGAGGGGAAATATTTTATTCTACCCTTGAAGAAGAAGCGTGTATGGGCGGTGCAAGATATTGCGGACTTAAAGATATGAAAGAATACCCTGCAAATGTGCAAAGCGGAGCATTCATGGTTCCAAATGGCCTGTATAAAGATATTGCTGCAGTACAGCGTTCAAGAGAATATGAAACATACATAAATCCCGGGATTTTCAGTGCAGTTGTTTTTGCCCCTTTAAACAGGGCAGAATTTGATCCAGATGTGATATTCATGCTCTGCAGCGCAAAACAGGGAATGGAAATACTCCACGCAAATGCATATGACTCAGGAAAACATGGGATGGGCACTGACGCAGTTCCTGTATGTAGTTCAATGGCTGCAGCACCTTACATGACTGGTAAAGTCACTTACGGGTTCGGCGACGTTGCAGCAAGGAAAAATATGGACATTAATCATGAAGATATAATGGTCAGTGTTCCTGGAAGTGACCTGCCCCGTATAGTTTCTAATCTGGAGGAGATGAGAACTAAAATGTTTTTTAGGGAAGAATAATTCCTTTTTTTAAATCTATTGGGGGGAAAATCATGATTGAAAGCTTAAATATAAAGAAAACACCTAAACAGCTTTTAATTGAGGCGGGAATTGGTACATGGTCTGCAGTGGGTGTTACTATCGCATCAGCTATGTTTCTGATCGCGCTTGTAGTTACTTTTGTAATATTTCCGCTGAATTTTAACTGGCAGGGTATAGAAGTTTATGCCCAATCTTACACTCAGCATTACTGGCAAATATTGATGTTTGTGGTTCCATGTTTCCTTATCGCGCCTTTATACCTCATTCTAACTGTAATCATTCATAGATTCACCCCTGAAGAAAAGCAGATATTAAGTCTGCTAGGCATCGTCTTTGCAGTGGTATATCTAGCACAGATCACTGCCAACTACTATTTGCAGATGACTGCTATATCCCAGAGTATTTCGACAGGATTGCTCGATGGGACTACTCTCTTTGCCTTCGGTAATTTGAATTCTGTCTTCTGGTCCATGGAAGTACTGGGATATACATGGATGAGCCTGTCTATGATTTTCATTGGGCTTCTATTCAGCGGAGGGAAAATAGAAACAGCAGTAAAGTGGATATTTGTGGTAAATGGTATACTTGGGGTTGTAGCAATTATACAAGCAGTTACACACCTGGACTTTGGATTCCCTTTCTCACTTGTGTTGTTTGCGTTTACATTTCCCGCATCAACTGCAATGATAGCGCTGCTTTTTAACAGGCTAAAAAAGACAACAATTTAACTTTTTAGACTGTTGGAATTATTATAAAATATTTTAAAAAAGGAACCTCATGTGATAACTATGAATTATGAAAGCCAGTATAACCTTGCTAAAGATAAAATAATTATGATTATGGCAGGATTAATGGTAGGCCTCCTTGTAGCTGCCTTTGATTATTCAATCATGGCCACAGCTATGCCAAAAGTTATTAACAGTCTGCAGGGCATGGAATATTATGTGTGGCCCTTTACATTTTACATGTTAACATCCACCATTGCAATAATCATTTTTGGTAAATTATCAGATATTTACGGCAGAAAACATGTTTTAATCGCAGGAATTATCATATTTGTCGTAACTTCGGTTATGTGTGGTTTTGCAACCAGCATGCTGGAACTGATTATATTCAGGGGGCTTCAGGGAATTGGAGGCGGAATTTTGATATCACTCCCATTTATTGTGGTTGGAGAAATTTTCGCTCCGAGGGAAAGGGCCAAATATATGGGAATACTCGCATCAGTATTTGGACTTGCAGATGTTCTGGGGCCGATTCTTGGGGGCGTAATTACAGATGCTGTTGGATGGAGAGGAGTGTTCTTTGTAAATGTCCCTGTTGGGATTGCGGCTGTAGCATTGATTCTTTATTCACTTCCAAATTTCAAACTGGGCGGTGTTAAAAAAGTCATTGATTATGGGGGAATAATTACATTTACATTAGCTTTAAGTTCGCTGTTCCTGGCAGTGACATTTACAGGAGATCTAAATAAATACCCATTAGTTGAGATAGCCGGACTTCTTGTATTTTCGGGGATTATGTTTATATTGTTCATTTCTGCTGAAAAAAGAGCTGCAGAGGCTATTTTACCATTGAGATTATTCAAAAATTCAATATTCAGTGTTTCAGCAGTAGAAAGCTTTTTAGCAAGTGCACTGATGTTTTCAGGGGTAATTTACGTCCCTTTATTTGCGCAGGGTGTTTTAGGAATGAGCGCTACAAACGCAGGGTTCCTAATGATCCTCATGTCACTAAGCCTTACAATGGCATCAATAATTACTGGACAAATTATATCAGTGACAGGGAAATATAAACATCTTGTAATTGCTGAATTTGTTATAACTGGAATAGGGGTCGTGCTTCTTGCTACAATGAATGCCAGTACGTCTCCTTACCAACTGGTTGCATATTCGACAATTCTCGGTATTGGTTCTGGAATGGCATATAACATATTCAATGTGGCGGTGCAGAACGCATTTACACTACGGGATATAGGTATTATAACAGCTTCAATGCGGTTTTTCAGGAACATAGGTACTATAATATTTGTTCCAGTATTTGGGTTTATAATGAATTTCACTTTAGAAATTACAGTTACATTGGGCAAAACTCAAGCTTTAGTACTTTCTATACAGAATATTTTCCTTGCAGCCATAGTGCTGGCATTTGCAGGGTTGATTATCGCATTCTTACTTAAAGAAATACCTTTAAGTGGAGATACACCTGTAACTCAAGAAGAAGTTCATGGCGAGTGTATAGAAAAAGTAAAATAACTTTTAATGCTTATATAAATCTTAAAATATCAGAAATCACTTAAATACAACAGGATGAATTTTAAATTTATAATTAAAAAGTAAAAAAGTAAAAATACTGAATGAAAATGAAGAAAAATTTCATTTAATCAGGTTAACTAGAGGTAATAAAATGATTAAAGTAGCTGTAACAGGTGCAGGCGGGAGAATAAGCTCTAAAATAATTAAAGCTATACTTGAACAGGAAGATATGGAGCTGGCGGCAGCTATAGGGTCTCCAGATACTCCACTTGAAGGAAAGGATGTAGGTGAAGTAATAGGTGTGGGAAATATTGGCGTTCCAGTAAACGGCGCCCAAAAGCTCGCTGAAGTTTTAAATGAAAAGAAACCCGATGTCCTCGTTGATTTTACTAGGGCTGATGCAGCGGAGGGTACGATCCAAACTGCTGCAGAGTGCGGAGTTAATGTGATTGTAGGTACAACTGGATTTTCAGATGAACAAATGGCATCTATAAAAAGATCCATCAGAGAAAATAATGTTAATGCAGTTATTTCTCCAAATATGGCAGTGGGTGTGAATGTGTTCTTTAAGATCATAAAAGATCTTGCCAGAATCTTAGAAAACTTTGATATTGAGATAATAGAAGCCCACCACAAGCATAAAGCTGATGCACCGTCTGGAACTGCCGTTAAAGCCTATGAAATCATAGCTGATGCACTTGGGAAAAATAAAGATGAAATTTGTGTATATGGTCGGCATGGAATGGTGAGTAAACGAGGAGAAGGAGAAATAGGGGTGCATGCTGTTCGCAGTGGAGATATAGTTGGAGACCACACAGTGCTTTTTGCAGGTGAAGGAGAGCGGATTGAAATTATCCACAGGGCACACAGCAGGCAGGCGTTTGTATCTGGAGTGATTAAAGCGGTGAGGTATGTTGTCGGTGCTTCAAAGGAAATAAGTGATATGGGAGATGTTTTAGGTATAAAATAAAATGTAAGATGTTTATCTTTTATTTCAATATTTCATTAAAATATTGTTTGGAATTGATGAGAAAAATAGCCTAAATTTTAAATAAAATATTTTAGTTAATCTTTTAGAATATATAAATGATTACGCTCATGCCCAGAAGTTGTGCAAATAATATTGTTTCATTTTCGTGTGTCTGGTTAAGTAAATTGCATTTTTTAAGATGAGTCCCATGTAATCAATTAAAATTACAATTTAACATAAGTATAACTCATACACAGGATCATGGACATGAGCAAATGATTATTATTTATTTAAATTATTTAAAAATATTTTTTATAAAATTCATCTTCTTTTTAATTTAATTCGATTTTAAAAAGTAAAGAGTACAGGTGGTTGGAATTATTTAATGTACTAGTTACCCATCAACATTTTTTAAAAGGTTTGAAATCTCATGATTTTTTATAAAATACCATGGACACCTACAAAAGCAAGTGTCCAGGATTATTTAGTGTATTGCGGGTAATATTTGGCTATTTTAATTTAAAATGTGCCGTATATACAATGAAATTCCTTTAATTTCCATTGACTATTTCATCCCCCACTTTCTCAAAATACTCCAAAAATTCTTTTTTCTTAGATCTGATGGATTCTAAAGTTAAATCTGGAGCGGGGTTTATCTTGAAAAAAACATTTATAACATCCTGATTACTGCTGCTTTTTTCAATATATGCGTTGTCTTTTAATTCGCTTAATTTTTCGTTTATGGGATTTATGTAATTAAATAATAAACCAGATCCTCTAAAATTCCATATATAATTTTCAATATCTGCTACTTCTTTTAACTTAAATACATTTTTATCACAGTTCATAGTTTCTCACTATATTCTACTATATTCTGCAGATTACTTTTATCTATCGGTTTTTAGTACTTATTGGGAGTTATTAAGGTTTAATCATACAAATATTACTTTTCAAAAGATCTAGCTTAAGAATCCTGTAAAATAACTCCAATTTTTAAATTAATTAATTGATAAAACGGTTTCAAATTAAACAGAGTAATTTCACCTG
This region of Methanobacterium bryantii genomic DNA includes:
- a CDS encoding DUF169 domain-containing protein, producing MDYNELGKKLNEFLKLENEPVAIKWSVMEPQNIEKESEKSRFCTKLTKAMGGEIFYSTLEEEACMGGARYCGLKDMKEYPANVQSGAFMVPNGLYKDIAAVQRSREYETYINPGIFSAVVFAPLNRAEFDPDVIFMLCSAKQGMEILHANAYDSGKHGMGTDAVPVCSSMAAAPYMTGKVTYGFGDVAARKNMDINHEDIMVSVPGSDLPRIVSNLEEMRTKMFFREE
- a CDS encoding TetR/AcrR family transcriptional regulator — protein: MSLAKWKEREREQRQNDIIDAARKLLIDRDFDEVSMDEIAREVGLGKSTLYLYFKNKESLYFAIVLRGIRIWDKMIKEGVEKGNTGLEKFIAYGNANREFSTKYPDYFRLLYSPTSIKKQFDMDKMNSSEEFQEVRGLFKEIMSVGIDSIQKGIEDGEIRQDIDPVEAAILLSVIFNGKVNMGDWAKEMLENRGINEEKFNSDIGDLFLHMLKK
- a CDS encoding MFS transporter, whose amino-acid sequence is MNYESQYNLAKDKIIMIMAGLMVGLLVAAFDYSIMATAMPKVINSLQGMEYYVWPFTFYMLTSTIAIIIFGKLSDIYGRKHVLIAGIIIFVVTSVMCGFATSMLELIIFRGLQGIGGGILISLPFIVVGEIFAPRERAKYMGILASVFGLADVLGPILGGVITDAVGWRGVFFVNVPVGIAAVALILYSLPNFKLGGVKKVIDYGGIITFTLALSSLFLAVTFTGDLNKYPLVEIAGLLVFSGIMFILFISAEKRAAEAILPLRLFKNSIFSVSAVESFLASALMFSGVIYVPLFAQGVLGMSATNAGFLMILMSLSLTMASIITGQIISVTGKYKHLVIAEFVITGIGVVLLATMNASTSPYQLVAYSTILGIGSGMAYNIFNVAVQNAFTLRDIGIITASMRFFRNIGTIIFVPVFGFIMNFTLEITVTLGKTQALVLSIQNIFLAAIVLAFAGLIIAFLLKEIPLSGDTPVTQEEVHGECIEKVK
- the dapB gene encoding 4-hydroxy-tetrahydrodipicolinate reductase is translated as MIKVAVTGAGGRISSKIIKAILEQEDMELAAAIGSPDTPLEGKDVGEVIGVGNIGVPVNGAQKLAEVLNEKKPDVLVDFTRADAAEGTIQTAAECGVNVIVGTTGFSDEQMASIKRSIRENNVNAVISPNMAVGVNVFFKIIKDLARILENFDIEIIEAHHKHKADAPSGTAVKAYEIIADALGKNKDEICVYGRHGMVSKRGEGEIGVHAVRSGDIVGDHTVLFAGEGERIEIIHRAHSRQAFVSGVIKAVRYVVGASKEISDMGDVLGIK